A region of Planococcus sp. MSAK28401 DNA encodes the following proteins:
- a CDS encoding NAD(P)/FAD-dependent oxidoreductase, which produces MYDIIIIGGGPSGLMASIAAASNGKRVLLVEKGKKLGKKLIISGGGRCNVTNRLPLEEIVRHIPGNGRFMYSPFSVFNNEDIIEFFENLGVALKEEDHGRMFPVSNRAQDVADAMFSEMDRLGVERKLDSPVKSLLMNDNKVTGIRLHSGEEFESHAVVVAVGGKAVPQTGSTGDGYPWAEKAGHTVTDLYPTEVPLLSNEPFIKSRDLQGLALRDVAVTVLNKKSKALVTHQMDMLFTHFGLSGPAILRCSQYVVKEMKKNGGQAVTVRINSMPEDNAESAFQLLNKLMKDEPKKALKNVWKSLAQERWLLFLLDRAGIDPQLTGAALPSDKVRALAAEMTAFTMTVSGTQPIEKAFVTGGGVSIKEIEPKTMHSKKKPGLFFCGEILDIHGYTGGYNITSALVTGHVAGKNAAEFAASYQTESPIA; this is translated from the coding sequence ATGTATGACATCATTATCATCGGCGGAGGCCCATCCGGCTTAATGGCCTCCATCGCTGCCGCATCGAACGGCAAGCGCGTGCTGCTCGTCGAAAAAGGCAAAAAGCTCGGCAAGAAATTGATCATCTCCGGCGGCGGCCGCTGCAATGTAACAAACCGCCTGCCTTTAGAAGAAATCGTCCGCCACATTCCTGGAAATGGACGCTTTATGTATAGCCCGTTTTCCGTATTCAATAACGAAGACATCATCGAGTTTTTTGAAAACCTTGGCGTCGCCTTGAAAGAAGAAGACCACGGTCGCATGTTCCCTGTGTCAAACCGCGCTCAAGACGTCGCGGATGCGATGTTTAGCGAGATGGACCGGCTCGGCGTCGAGCGAAAACTCGATTCCCCCGTCAAAAGCTTGCTGATGAACGACAATAAAGTGACCGGCATCCGCCTGCACTCAGGCGAAGAATTCGAATCGCACGCGGTCGTTGTCGCAGTCGGCGGCAAAGCGGTGCCGCAAACTGGATCGACCGGAGATGGCTATCCGTGGGCGGAAAAAGCGGGACACACCGTCACCGACCTGTATCCGACGGAAGTTCCTTTATTGTCGAATGAACCGTTCATCAAATCACGCGACCTACAAGGGCTTGCCCTGCGCGATGTCGCCGTGACGGTGCTCAACAAAAAAAGCAAAGCGCTCGTCACGCACCAGATGGATATGCTGTTCACCCATTTCGGGCTGAGCGGGCCTGCCATCCTGCGCTGCAGCCAGTACGTCGTCAAGGAAATGAAGAAAAACGGCGGCCAAGCTGTCACCGTCCGCATCAATTCCATGCCGGAGGACAATGCGGAATCGGCTTTCCAGCTGCTTAATAAGCTAATGAAAGACGAACCAAAAAAAGCGTTGAAGAACGTTTGGAAAAGTCTGGCGCAAGAACGCTGGCTGTTGTTCCTATTGGACCGAGCAGGCATTGACCCGCAGCTGACCGGTGCAGCATTACCGTCGGATAAAGTCCGTGCGCTCGCGGCTGAAATGACGGCATTCACGATGACCGTCTCCGGCACGCAGCCGATCGAAAAAGCGTTCGTCACGGGCGGCGGCGTATCGATTAAGGAAATCGAGCCGAAGACGATGCATTCGAAGAAAAAGCCCGGCTTGTTCTTCTGCGGTGAGATCCTCGACATCCACGGCTACACCGGCGGCTATAATATCACGTCCGCGCTTGTCACCGGACACGTCGCAGGAAAAAACGCAGCCGAGTTCGCTGCATCTTATCAAACCGAAAGTCCGATTGCATAA
- the leuS gene encoding leucine--tRNA ligase, translating to MSFNHKEIEKKWQQHWQENKTFKTENTPGKEKFYALDMFPYPSGAGLHVGHPEGYTATDILSRQKRMQGFDVLHPMGWDAFGLPAEQYALDTGNDPAEFTAKNIETFKRQIQELGFSYDWDREINTTDPNYYKWTQWIFIQLYNKGLAYVDEVAVNWCPALGTVLANEEVVDGVSERGGHPVERRPMRQWVLRITEYADRLLEDLNELDWPESLKDMQRNWIGKSEGAELDFKIDGTGLSFRAFTTRPDTIFGATYAVLAPEHKLVGEITTSEQSEAVAAYIDKVKTKSDLERTDLAKDKTGVFTGAYAINPASGEKMPIWIADYVLATYGTGAIMAVPAHDERDYEFAKQFELPIVEVVSGGNIDEEAYAGDGELVNSGFLDGLNKTEAIGKAIDWLEQEGVGEKKITYRLRDWLFSRQRYWGEPIPIIHWEDGTMSPVDDKDLPLELPVTTDIKPSGTGESPLANIEEWVNVTHPETGMKGRRETNTMPQWAGSCWYYLRFIDPTNDEAIADPELLKRWLPVDVYIGGAEHAVLHLLYARFWHKVLYDLGVVPTKEPFQKLFNQGMILGEGNEKMSKSKGNVVNPDQIIESHGADTLRMYEMFMGPLEASIAWSTNGLDGSRRFLDRVWRLLIEDDAISSKVSDQNDGKLEKIYNQTVKKVTEDFDGLRFNTAISQMMVFINEAYKADNLPKEYIEGFVKMLSPIAPHLAEELWNKLGHSETVTYEAWPTYDESKLVDDEVEIVVQVNGKVRSKLTVAKDSTKEQLEEAALADEHVQKAAEGKQVRKVIAIPGKLVNIVVG from the coding sequence ATGTCTTTTAACCACAAGGAAATCGAAAAGAAATGGCAGCAGCATTGGCAAGAAAACAAAACCTTCAAAACGGAGAACACGCCGGGCAAGGAGAAATTCTACGCACTTGATATGTTCCCGTATCCGTCAGGCGCCGGGCTTCACGTCGGGCATCCGGAAGGCTACACAGCGACCGATATCTTAAGCCGCCAAAAACGCATGCAAGGCTTTGATGTGCTTCATCCGATGGGCTGGGATGCATTCGGGTTGCCAGCTGAGCAATACGCGCTTGATACCGGCAATGACCCTGCGGAATTCACGGCGAAAAACATCGAGACCTTCAAGCGCCAAATCCAGGAACTTGGCTTTTCATATGATTGGGACCGTGAAATCAACACGACCGACCCGAACTATTACAAATGGACGCAATGGATTTTCATCCAGCTTTATAATAAAGGTTTGGCATATGTCGATGAAGTAGCGGTTAACTGGTGTCCGGCACTCGGCACCGTCCTTGCCAATGAAGAAGTGGTCGACGGGGTTTCTGAGCGTGGGGGCCATCCAGTCGAACGCCGCCCGATGCGCCAGTGGGTGCTGCGGATCACGGAATACGCAGACCGCTTGCTTGAAGACTTGAACGAACTTGATTGGCCGGAAAGCTTGAAGGACATGCAACGCAACTGGATCGGCAAATCCGAAGGGGCCGAGCTCGATTTCAAAATCGACGGCACTGGGCTTTCTTTCCGCGCCTTCACCACGCGCCCGGATACGATTTTCGGCGCAACTTACGCGGTGCTTGCTCCTGAACATAAATTGGTCGGGGAAATCACGACATCCGAACAAAGTGAAGCAGTTGCTGCCTATATCGACAAAGTAAAAACGAAAAGCGATTTGGAGCGTACGGATCTTGCAAAAGACAAGACGGGTGTCTTCACCGGAGCTTATGCGATCAATCCAGCAAGCGGCGAGAAAATGCCGATCTGGATTGCCGATTATGTCCTCGCGACATACGGGACAGGCGCGATCATGGCCGTGCCGGCACATGACGAACGCGATTATGAGTTCGCGAAACAATTCGAGCTGCCGATCGTCGAAGTCGTCTCAGGCGGCAACATCGACGAAGAAGCTTACGCTGGCGACGGCGAACTCGTCAACTCCGGTTTCCTTGACGGCTTGAACAAAACCGAAGCGATTGGAAAAGCGATCGACTGGCTCGAGCAAGAAGGCGTCGGCGAGAAGAAAATCACCTACCGTTTGCGCGACTGGCTGTTCAGCCGCCAACGCTATTGGGGCGAACCGATTCCGATCATCCACTGGGAAGACGGCACGATGTCTCCGGTCGATGATAAGGATTTGCCGCTGGAACTTCCGGTCACAACGGATATCAAGCCGAGCGGGACAGGCGAATCACCGCTTGCCAATATCGAAGAATGGGTTAATGTCACGCATCCTGAAACCGGCATGAAAGGCCGCCGCGAAACGAACACGATGCCGCAATGGGCAGGCAGCTGCTGGTATTATTTGCGCTTTATCGATCCGACAAACGACGAAGCGATCGCGGATCCGGAATTATTGAAACGCTGGCTTCCGGTGGATGTCTATATCGGTGGTGCGGAACACGCCGTCCTTCACTTATTGTATGCGCGGTTCTGGCATAAAGTTCTGTATGACCTTGGCGTCGTGCCGACGAAAGAGCCATTCCAAAAATTGTTCAACCAAGGGATGATTCTCGGTGAAGGCAATGAGAAAATGTCGAAATCCAAAGGCAATGTCGTCAACCCGGACCAAATCATCGAAAGCCACGGCGCGGATACGCTGCGCATGTACGAAATGTTCATGGGGCCGCTCGAAGCGTCCATCGCCTGGTCGACAAACGGACTAGACGGATCTCGTCGTTTCCTTGACCGCGTGTGGCGTTTGCTCATCGAAGACGATGCGATTTCGAGCAAAGTCAGCGACCAAAATGACGGAAAACTGGAGAAAATCTACAACCAGACCGTCAAGAAAGTGACCGAAGACTTCGACGGCCTTCGTTTCAATACAGCGATTTCGCAAATGATGGTATTCATCAATGAAGCGTATAAAGCCGACAATTTACCGAAAGAGTACATCGAAGGCTTCGTGAAGATGCTGTCGCCAATCGCGCCGCATTTGGCCGAAGAGCTTTGGAACAAACTTGGGCATAGCGAGACGGTAACGTATGAAGCGTGGCCGACATATGACGAGTCGAAACTGGTCGATGACGAAGTCGAAATCGTCGTCCAAGTGAACGGCAAAGTGAGAAGCAAGCTGACTGTCGCAAAAGACAGCACGAAAGAACAACTGGAAGAAGCGGCACTCGCCGACGAGCACGTCCAAAAAGCGGCAGAAGGCAAGCAAGTCCGCAAAGTCATCGCCATTCCAGGGAAATTGGTTAATATCGTTGTAGGATAA